One window from the genome of Bubalus kerabau isolate K-KA32 ecotype Philippines breed swamp buffalo chromosome 17, PCC_UOA_SB_1v2, whole genome shotgun sequence encodes:
- the LOC129632475 gene encoding zinc finger protein 345-like: MPKNPALEDVFPKANLGIYQTFHLRNLNLMKDWEYTRVYERQRGCLYGHKEMETLTNNAKSTAKRNEQPESNWEKQQLQSSLSAEKCKCLRKDVHPFLKHTCSLKENVENLEGNLVSTANTHSDNCERRLRLNIHSRMSEHLQFNNECENSKSKQFQGSVSRVSLFFPQQISSIQSKIYNVDDNGRDAIQPSFFNTYCDMVNTQQLSRYNKMSQTLSKSPSSNNYKSIYGGLRRYSGNETRYTVEGDSNLKKHQGPESLNKDSKINKCRNTFDHMSGFSLDKSTCTGDRTCSEYGKVSNHCSELTQQDTVQNPQKENKCKVCEKVFSKSSNLSRHRRIHTGRKPFKCTECSRAFNCHSLLTQHQRIHAGKKPYICKECNKAFHCSSFLTEHQQIHTGEKPYKCTVCGKAFTYNSDLIEHQRIHTGEKPYKCTECSKAFTYNSLLIQHRRTHTGEKPYKCTECSKAFTYNSDRIEHQRIHTGEKPYICKECNKAFRRSSFLTQHQRIHTGQKPYKCTECGKAFTYKSLLIKHRRIHTGEKPYKCTECSKAFTYNSSLIQHQRIHAGEKPYKCTECSKAFICNSDLIEHQRIHTGEKPYICKVCNKAFRRSSFLTRHQRIHAGEKPYKCTVCGKAFTYNSNLIQHQQIHTGEKLYKCTECSKAFICYSDLTYHKRIHTGEKPYTCKECNKAFHHCSVLTRHHRIHTGEKPYKCKECGRAFIRSSALTQHHRIHTGDRRYKCTECGKTFITRYNLTEHRRVHTGERPYTCTECGKAFGYKSALTLHRRMHTGERPYECTECGKAFSQSAHLSKHQRTHTGEKL, translated from the coding sequence ATGCCAAAGAATCCAGCATTAGAAGATGTATTCCCAAAAGCAAACCTAGGAATATATCAAACATTTCACCTCagaaacttaaatttaatgaaagattGGGAATATACCAGGGTATATGAAAGACAGAGAGGATGTTTATATGGacataaagaaatggagacacTTACAAATAATGCTAAGAGTACTGCAAAAAGAAATGAGCAGCCTGAGTCAAATTGGGAAAAACAGCAACTTCAATCTTCACTATCTGCCGAGAAGTGTAAGTGTTTAAGAAAAGATGTCCATCCTTTTTTGAAACATACATGTTCTCTAAAAGAAAACGTGGAAAATCTGGAAGGTAATCTAGTCTCTACTGCAAATACTCATTCAGACAATTGTGAACGTAGGCTTCGACTAAAcatacattcaaggatgtctgaacACCTACAATTTAACAATGAGTGTGAAAATTCAAAATCTAAGCAATTTCAGGGATCCGTGAGCAGGGTGTCATTGTTCTTCCCCCAACAGATATCTTCTATCCAGTCCAAGATATATAATGTTGATGATAATGGAagagatgcaatccaaccatcattCTTCAATACATATTGTGATATGGTTAATACACAACAACTTTCCAGGTATAATAAAATGAGTCAGACCTTAAGTAAGAGCCCCAGCTCCAATAATTACAAGAGTATTTATGGCGGACTGAGAAGATATTCAGGCAATGAAACTAGGTATACAGTTGAAGGAGACTCAAACCTTAAGAAACATCAGGGACCCGAATCTTTAAACAAGGattctaaaattaataaatgtagaaataccTTTGATCATatgtcaggtttttctctagataaGAGTACTTGTACTGGAGACAGGACTTGTAGTGAATATGGTAAGGTTTCTAATCACTGTTCAGAACTTACTCAACAGGACACTgttcagaatccacagaaagaaaacaagtgtaagGTATGTGAGAAAGTGTTTAGTAAGTCATCCAATCTTAGTAGACATAGGAGAATTCATACAGGAAGGAAACCcttcaaatgtacagaatgtagcagagCATTTAACTGTCACTCacttcttactcaacatcagcgaattcatgctggaaagaaaccttatatatgtaaagaatgtaacaaagcctttcattgttcctcatttcttactgaacatcagcaaattcacactggagagaaaccgtataaatgtacagtatgtggcaaagcctttacttacaactcagaccttattgaacatcagcgaattcatactggagagaaaccttataaatgtacagaatgtagcaaagcctttacttacaactcacttcttattcaacatcggcgaactcatacaggagagaaaccttataaatgtacagaatgtagcaaagcctttacttacaattCAGACCGTattgaacatcagcgaattcatactggagagaaaccttatatatgtaaagaatgtaacaaagcctttcgtcgctcctcatttcttactcaacatcagcgaattcacactggacagaaaccttataaatgtacagaatgtggcaaagcctttacttacaagtCACTTCTTATTAAACAtcggagaattcatactggagagaaaccttataaatgtacagaatgtagcaaagcctttacttacaactcaagccttattcaacatcagcgaattcatgctggagagaaaccttataaatgtacagaatgtagcaaagcctttatttGCAACTCAGACCTTattgaacatcagcgaattcatactggagagaaaccttatatatgtaaagtatgtaacaaagcctttcgtcgctcctcatttcttactcgacatcagcgaattcacgctggagagaaaccttataaatgtacagtatgtggcaaagcctttacttacaactcaaaTCTAATTCaacatcagcaaattcatactggagagaaactttataaatgtacagaatgtagcaaagcctttatctgTTACTCAGATCTAACCTATCATAAGCGAatccatactggagagaagccttatacatgtaaagaatgtaacaaagcctttcatcATTGCTCAGTTCTTACTAGACATCATCGAATCCATACTGGGGAGAAACCatacaaatgtaaagaatgtggcagAGCCTTTATTAGGAGTTCAGCCCTTACTCAACATCACCGAATTCATACCGGGGATAGAcgttataaatgtacagaatgtggcaagaCCTTTATTACGCGTTATAACCTTACTGAACATCGGCGCGtgcatactggagagagaccatATACATGTactgaatgtggcaaagcctttggtTACAAGTCAGCTCTTACTCTACATCGGCGAAtgcatactggagagagaccttatGAATGTAccgaatgtggcaaagcctttagtcAGAGTGCTCATCTCAGTAAACATCAGAGAacacacactggagagaaactctAG